A genomic window from Camelina sativa cultivar DH55 chromosome 2, Cs, whole genome shotgun sequence includes:
- the LOC104757632 gene encoding uncharacterized protein LOC104757632: MSSSNVEQHVVHHNTHTHPLTKVDTYGDFTCGGCKTYGSGKTYRCVLCDYDLHDHCATCPSTLLTFMHPQHELKLVVNGAEHMCDICHGLVEGLYYSCEACCIKFHPLCTQQRQFLRYVPHSAHLLELSQCGASNTCMVCRGAILSWRYKCDLCMLDVHVECVNSSTPAVTETQMDLHTLQYPQPYNDESEYKHSYEQTKKGPSKRKRVFRFLKDFTVEVVCTIISEMEAELAL; the protein is encoded by the coding sequence ATGTCCTCCTCGAATGTAGAACAACACGTAGTCCATCATAATACCCATACCCATCCATTAACGAAGGTTGACACATATGGTGATTTCACTTGCGGTGGCTGTAAAACCTACGGCTCTGGGAAGACCTATCGCTGCGTCCTGTGCGACTACGATCTTCATGACCATTGTGCTACGTGTCCCTCCACCCTCCTCACCTTTATGCATCCACAGCATGAGCTCAAGCTAGTCGTTAATGGAGCAGAACATATGTGCGACATCTGCCATGGATTGGTCGAAGGATTATATTACAGTTGCGAGGCTTGCTGTATAAAATTCCATCCACTCTGCACACAGCAGCGTCAGTTTTTGAGGTACGTGCCTCACTCGGCTCATCTCTTAGAGCTGAGTCAGTGTGGAGCGAGCAACACATGCATGGTTTGCCGAGGTGCGATATTGTCTTGGCGGTATAAGTGCGATCTATGCATGCTTGATGTTCACGTGGAATGCGTTAATTCCTCTACACCAGCTGTGACAGAAACACAAATGGATTTGCACACGCTTCAGTATCCCCAGCCTTATAATGACGAAAGCGAATATAAACACAGCTACGAGCAGACAAAAAAAGGtccaagtaaaagaaaaagagtgtttagatttttgaaagattttacagTGGAAGTTGTCTGCACTATAATCTCTGAAATGGAGGCCGAACTTGCCCTTTAG